In Campylobacter vicugnae, a genomic segment contains:
- a CDS encoding NuoI/complex I 23 kDa subunit family protein encodes MAVKVKKIERKKMPFLERIYIFYIIAGMARTFRHFIRNLLNTKNIEFLEYPEQKPEDITPRYRGLHRLTKYESGELKCVACDMCATACPAKCIYIEACEVEGSKEKAPKVFNIDLLECVFCGLCVEACPKDAIRMDSGIFTKVEGKREDFISDINELSSRKRGDF; translated from the coding sequence ATGGCAGTTAAGGTAAAAAAAATCGAACGAAAAAAGATGCCATTTTTAGAGCGAATTTATATATTTTATATAATCGCTGGAATGGCTAGAACTTTTAGGCATTTTATTAGAAATTTACTCAATACAAAAAATATTGAATTCCTAGAGTATCCTGAGCAAAAACCAGAAGATATTACGCCTAGATATCGTGGGCTTCACCGTTTAACAAAATATGAAAGTGGCGAACTAAAATGCGTAGCATGTGATATGTGTGCTACTGCTTGTCCAGCTAAGTGTATATATATCGAAGCTTGCGAGGTAGAAGGAAGTAAAGAAAAAGCACCTAAAGTATTTAATATAGATCTTTTAGAGTGTGTATTTTGTGGGCTTTGTGTGGAGGCTTGTCCTAAAGATGCTATTAGAATGGATAGTGGGATATTTACTAAAGTTGAGGGTAAAAGAGAGGATTTTATCAGCGATATAAATGAGCTAAGCAGTAGAAAAAGGGGAGATTTTTGA
- a CDS encoding complex I subunit 1/NuoH family protein, producing MSEIWLIIFRIAFILIFILALIPVLVLLERKISAFIQDRPGPNRADIAGIRLGGLVQALADALKLAIKEDFTPGAIRSKALFTIAPMVLFLMSTLTIAVIPFSEYFTIDGVKHLMQAIPFDGGLLWYLGFASLSIYGIMLAGWSSNNKYSLLGSLRAASGAISYEIPLGLAVVSMILTYNSISLNDFVIAQQGSFLGLPAWGIFLQPLAAIIFIACAFAETNRAPFDLAEGESEIVAGYHLEYSAMSFAMFFMAEYIAMTAMSALVVTIFFGGYSLPYLSQADLATHYKIVLLSIASITTIIGLLFIWWVSKNNVTRYKIAKDHRKRENKLYYALTVMIVVAIDIVCLYFYNGSLGEFGAEVVATAVNLVVFALKTFVMLLIFIWVRWTLPRFRYDQIQRLGWEKLMPLAIFNIIITALVVVYGS from the coding sequence ATGAGTGAAATTTGGCTAATTATCTTTAGAATTGCATTTATTCTTATATTTATTTTGGCTTTGATACCAGTTTTGGTGCTTTTAGAGCGTAAGATCTCTGCTTTTATACAAGATCGTCCAGGTCCAAATAGAGCAGATATCGCTGGTATTAGGCTTGGCGGTCTTGTCCAGGCTTTAGCCGATGCTTTAAAACTAGCTATAAAAGAGGACTTTACTCCAGGAGCTATTCGCTCTAAAGCTCTTTTTACCATTGCTCCGATGGTATTATTTTTAATGAGTACGCTAACTATAGCTGTAATTCCATTTAGCGAGTATTTTACAATTGATGGCGTAAAACATCTTATGCAAGCAATCCCATTTGATGGTGGTTTGCTATGGTATTTAGGATTTGCTAGTCTTAGTATTTATGGTATTATGCTTGCTGGTTGGAGTTCGAATAATAAATATTCACTTCTTGGCTCACTGCGTGCTGCAAGTGGCGCAATAAGCTATGAAATTCCTTTAGGGCTTGCAGTTGTTAGTATGATTCTTACATATAATTCAATTAGCTTAAATGACTTTGTAATTGCACAACAAGGCTCATTTTTAGGCCTTCCAGCATGGGGTATATTTCTTCAGCCATTAGCAGCAATTATATTTATAGCTTGTGCATTTGCTGAGACAAATAGGGCACCATTTGACCTAGCTGAGGGTGAAAGTGAGATAGTAGCTGGATATCATCTAGAGTATAGCGCAATGAGTTTTGCTATGTTTTTTATGGCTGAGTATATAGCTATGACAGCTATGAGCGCCTTAGTAGTTACGATATTTTTTGGAGGATATTCGCTTCCATATTTATCGCAAGCTGATTTAGCAACACATTATAAGATAGTTTTACTTAGTATAGCTAGTATTACTACGATTATTGGTTTGTTATTTATATGGTGGGTTAGTAAAAATAATGTTACTAGATATAAAATAGCTAAAGATCATAGAAAAAGAGAAAATAAATTATATTATGCTTTGACAGTTATGATTGTAGTGGCTATAGATATTGTTTGTCTATATTTTTATAACGGCTCTTTGGGTGAATTTGGTGCTGAAGTTGTAGCAACTGCGGTTAATTTAGTAGTATTTGCACTTAAGACATTTGTTATGTTGCTCATATTTATCTGGGTTAGATGGACTCTACCTAGATTTAGATATGACCAAATTCAACGCCTAGGCTGGGAGAAGCTTATGCCTTTAGCGATTTTTAATATTATAATTACAGCATTGGTGGTGGTTTATGGCAGTTAA
- a CDS encoding 2Fe-2S iron-sulfur cluster-binding protein, with protein MVEIIVDGEKFSVNEKGNLITELKKHNIEIPHFCYHEALGVSGNCRMCLIEVVGQKRPQIACDTPIKEGMEIKINSDLTRAVQRGILELEFINHPLDCPVCDQAGECDLQEYYMKFDKQDSQVSLADKVRKYKREDFGSGVIHDAERCVLCRRCVRFTQLCTNSYELAVGGRGEHSHIMLMNGKKIDNPYAGNIVDVCPVGAMTSADFRFKKRVWHLQKTPAICQGCERGCAIWVDSNKAKYQDSIIYRFRPRENSVNGYFICDYGRYSYKDEQIIKRDDSAKISALALDLRSNASKYDILVSSSLSIEEMSALKTLASKFNMGLYGFSDFRDESFQDEIGLKLRVPNKTANRIGLIKLGLDKNLDKKSSNLIIFHLGKDFEFASKFEFDNVIKIGSNQDADIVCASSYHRDGHTLNIDEKLRFSKGVFEPISPKICDIVSELMGQRVEFDINILKAFA; from the coding sequence ATGGTAGAGATTATAGTCGATGGTGAGAAATTTAGCGTAAATGAGAAAGGTAATCTCATAACGGAGCTAAAAAAACATAATATTGAAATTCCACACTTTTGCTATCATGAAGCGCTAGGAGTAAGTGGAAATTGTAGAATGTGTCTAATAGAAGTAGTAGGCCAAAAACGCCCACAAATCGCCTGTGATACTCCGATTAAAGAAGGTATGGAGATTAAGATAAATAGCGATTTAACAAGGGCTGTTCAGCGTGGTATTTTGGAGCTTGAGTTTATCAATCATCCTCTTGATTGTCCAGTATGCGATCAAGCTGGTGAGTGTGATTTACAAGAGTATTATATGAAATTTGATAAACAAGACTCACAAGTAAGCTTAGCTGATAAGGTGCGAAAATATAAAAGAGAGGATTTTGGCTCTGGAGTAATCCACGATGCTGAAAGATGCGTGCTATGTCGAAGATGTGTAAGATTTACTCAACTATGCACTAATAGCTATGAGTTAGCAGTAGGAGGACGCGGAGAACATAGCCACATAATGCTAATGAACGGCAAAAAGATAGATAATCCATATGCTGGAAATATCGTAGATGTCTGTCCAGTAGGAGCTATGACTTCGGCTGATTTTAGATTTAAAAAGCGTGTATGGCACCTACAAAAAACTCCAGCAATCTGTCAAGGATGTGAAAGAGGCTGCGCAATTTGGGTTGATAGCAACAAAGCTAAATACCAAGATAGTATAATCTATAGATTTCGCCCTAGAGAAAATAGCGTAAATGGTTATTTTATATGTGATTATGGTCGTTATAGCTATAAAGATGAGCAGATAATAAAACGCGATGATAGTGCTAAAATCTCAGCCCTAGCCTTAGATCTTAGAAGTAATGCTAGTAAGTATGATATCTTAGTCTCAAGCTCATTGAGTATAGAAGAGATGAGTGCATTAAAAACTTTAGCAAGTAAATTTAATATGGGATTATATGGGTTTAGTGATTTTAGAGATGAAAGCTTTCAAGATGAGATCGGCTTAAAACTTAGAGTCCCAAATAAAACTGCTAATCGTATAGGGCTTATAAAGCTAGGATTGGATAAAAATTTAGATAAAAAATCTAGCAATTTGATAATATTTCACCTTGGCAAAGACTTTGAGTTTGCTTCTAAATTTGAGTTTGATAATGTAATTAAAATCGGCTCAAATCAAGATGCCGATATAGTCTGTGCTAGTAGCTATCATAGAGATGGACATACGCTAAATATAGATGAGAAATTAAGATTTAGTAAGGGTGTATTTGAGCCAATTAGTCCTAAAATTTGTGATATTGTAAGTGAGCTAATGGGTCAAAGAGTGGAATTTGATATAAATATATTAAAGGCGTTTGCATGA
- the nuoF gene encoding NADH-quinone oxidoreductase subunit NuoF, with protein sequence MQVVSSRFDIPGANKIEIAKANGAYANLDEILKMPRMDIVDAIDKSGLRGKGGGGGHCGTKWKNMIAWPSDKRYLVVNGDESEPGTCKDKYIFNLDPHLLIEGIIISAYALGAERAYIYIRGEYERELQSIQRAIDESKDERRGLDIIVCKGAGAYICGEKSALLESIEGKRGHPRLKPHNRAEPDFLFGSACVVNNVETIASVPFIVKNGWEKYRSVGTEKSPGTLLFAVTGCVNTPCVKEMPFGTKMIDFINEFGGGVWKNRELKAVIPGGSSAAVLTKDEVMKATLDYENLWEYKSALGTGGMMVFDDSVSMPQVLLNLLEFYTEESCGQCTPCREGCGWGMRVVERICKGQGSKKDLKILKDICFMLDGKTICVFAPAVKDVIIGFITKFEDEFLALCKD encoded by the coding sequence ATGCAAGTCGTTAGTAGTAGATTTGATATACCTGGTGCCAATAAAATAGAAATAGCTAAAGCTAATGGAGCATACGCAAATTTAGATGAAATCTTAAAAATGCCTAGAATGGATATTGTAGATGCAATTGACAAAAGCGGATTAAGAGGCAAGGGAGGTGGCGGCGGTCACTGTGGAACAAAATGGAAAAATATGATCGCATGGCCAAGCGATAAACGCTACCTTGTAGTAAATGGTGATGAGAGTGAGCCGGGAACTTGCAAAGATAAGTATATTTTTAATCTTGATCCTCATCTTTTAATAGAAGGGATTATAATATCAGCTTATGCTCTTGGTGCTGAGCGAGCCTATATCTATATAAGAGGCGAATATGAAAGAGAACTTCAAAGTATTCAAAGAGCAATTGATGAATCTAAAGATGAAAGACGCGGTTTAGATATTATAGTTTGTAAAGGAGCTGGGGCTTATATTTGTGGAGAAAAAAGTGCGCTTTTAGAAAGTATTGAAGGAAAAAGAGGCCATCCAAGATTAAAGCCTCACAATAGAGCTGAGCCTGATTTTTTATTTGGTAGTGCGTGTGTGGTAAATAATGTCGAAACAATTGCAAGCGTACCTTTTATAGTTAAAAATGGCTGGGAAAAATATCGCAGTGTAGGTACAGAAAAATCACCTGGAACCTTGCTATTTGCAGTTACAGGCTGTGTTAATACTCCATGTGTAAAAGAGATGCCATTTGGCACTAAAATGATTGATTTTATAAATGAATTTGGTGGCGGAGTATGGAAAAATAGAGAGTTAAAAGCTGTAATTCCAGGTGGTTCATCAGCTGCAGTATTGACCAAAGATGAAGTGATGAAGGCTACTTTGGATTATGAAAATTTATGGGAGTATAAAAGCGCTCTTGGTACTGGTGGTATGATGGTGTTTGATGATAGCGTCAGTATGCCGCAGGTGCTTTTGAATTTGCTTGAGTTTTATACAGAGGAGAGTTGCGGGCAGTGTACTCCGTGCCGTGAAGGATGTGGCTGGGGTATGAGAGTTGTAGAAAGAATCTGCAAAGGCCAAGGTAGTAAAAAAGATCTAAAAATACTAAAAGATATCTGTTTTATGCTTGATGGTAAAACAATTTGCGTATTTGCTCCAGCTGTAAAAGATGTAATTATAGGTTTTATAACCAAATTTGAAGATGAGTTTTTAGCGCTTTGTAAGGATTAA
- a CDS encoding NADH-quinone oxidoreductase subunit NuoE family protein, protein MSFEFTKDELERLDDLRNKVDDDRALVLPALWILQRRQGFISSEDILYLEKTLGIRAIFFAEVMGFYSMFNESAKGKYELKFCKTITCKLRGSDEVIKAAEDLLGIKMGETTSDGLFSIGESECLGYCEKAPCMLCNLDQIGDLTKESITELIDRLRRENASR, encoded by the coding sequence ATGAGTTTTGAATTTACAAAAGATGAACTTGAGCGTTTAGACGACCTTCGAAATAAGGTAGATGATGATAGAGCGTTAGTTTTACCAGCTCTTTGGATTTTGCAAAGAAGACAAGGATTTATAAGTTCTGAAGATATATTATATTTAGAAAAAACTCTTGGAATTAGGGCTATATTTTTTGCTGAAGTTATGGGTTTTTACTCTATGTTTAATGAATCTGCAAAAGGTAAATATGAGTTAAAATTTTGTAAAACTATCACCTGTAAGCTAAGAGGTAGCGATGAAGTGATCAAGGCTGCAGAGGATTTACTAGGTATTAAAATGGGAGAGACTACTAGCGATGGGCTTTTTAGTATTGGAGAGAGCGAGTGTCTTGGGTATTGTGAAAAGGCTCCATGTATGTTATGCAATTTAGATCAAATTGGTGATTTAACAAAAGAGAGTATAACAGAGTTAATAGATAGGCTAAGGAGAGAAAATGCAAGTCGTTAG
- a CDS encoding NADH-quinone oxidoreductase subunit D produces MLSSFISKFSAKASEFNKITTAVIDKAQILEAVKFARDEMKFELLSDIACVDNLNLNKPKRFSLYYIFSSLKGSNFIIQVDLDESESIASVSQIYKSANWAERECYDQYGVKFANHPNLRRILNHKDFIGHPLRKDYPIDKYQILTQSDSLVDEMRDQLLSLGLASEENDEFKIKYTFLNIGPSHPATHGTIRNFMALDGEKIAACVTEIGYLHRGFEKSCETHTYAQIIPYTDRLNYCSAMLNNVGYAKAVEDILGVSIPDRAIFMRVILGELARIIDHEVCLGAMFVDMGALTNYWYLYNPREKIYNFLSRLTGARFTNSFARIGGMAHDFYDGWQSELLGYLKEVEKGIDDTLTLVEKNRIFLDRVQNICKISAEDALSYGFTGPNLRASGVDYDLRKDKPYYYYDSFDFNIPVGSCGDIHDRMFVRFYEMKESIAIIRQAIKRIPDGDICIKDKDIMLPLKSEVYGNIEALINHFKLIFDGIKLPVGHYYGASEGGNGELGFFIVSDGGTMPYRLKLRPPCFYALNAFSDMVRGGLIADSILNLGSINIIAGELDR; encoded by the coding sequence ATGCTTAGTAGTTTTATATCTAAATTTAGCGCTAAGGCGTCAGAATTTAATAAAATCACAACAGCAGTAATTGATAAAGCGCAAATTTTAGAGGCTGTTAAATTTGCTCGTGATGAGATGAAATTTGAGCTTTTATCAGATATTGCTTGTGTGGATAATTTAAATTTAAATAAACCAAAAAGATTTAGTCTATACTATATATTTAGCTCTTTAAAGGGTAGTAATTTTATTATTCAAGTTGATCTTGATGAGAGTGAGAGCATAGCAAGCGTTAGTCAAATTTACAAAAGTGCAAACTGGGCTGAGAGAGAGTGCTATGATCAATATGGGGTTAAATTTGCAAACCATCCAAATTTAAGACGCATTTTAAATCATAAAGATTTTATAGGTCATCCATTAAGAAAAGATTATCCAATTGATAAATATCAAATTCTCACTCAAAGCGATAGCTTGGTAGATGAGATGAGAGATCAGCTCCTATCTCTTGGTCTTGCAAGTGAAGAAAATGATGAATTTAAGATTAAATATACATTTTTAAATATAGGTCCATCTCACCCTGCAACACATGGTACAATCCGTAATTTTATGGCACTTGATGGTGAAAAAATTGCCGCTTGTGTAACTGAAATAGGTTATTTACATAGAGGCTTTGAGAAATCCTGTGAGACTCACACATATGCACAGATAATACCATATACTGATAGGCTTAATTACTGCTCAGCGATGCTAAATAATGTTGGATATGCTAAGGCTGTGGAGGATATTTTAGGCGTGAGTATTCCTGATAGGGCGATTTTTATGCGTGTTATTTTAGGAGAGTTAGCTCGCATTATAGATCATGAGGTTTGTCTTGGGGCGATGTTTGTAGATATGGGTGCTCTTACAAATTACTGGTATCTATATAATCCTAGAGAGAAGATTTATAATTTTTTATCTCGCCTTACTGGTGCTAGATTTACCAACTCATTTGCTAGAATTGGCGGAATGGCGCATGATTTTTATGATGGTTGGCAAAGTGAGCTTTTGGGTTATTTAAAAGAGGTTGAAAAGGGTATTGATGATACTCTTACTCTTGTAGAGAAAAATAGAATTTTCTTAGATAGGGTTCAAAATATTTGTAAAATTAGTGCTGAAGATGCCTTAAGTTATGGTTTTACAGGGCCAAATTTAAGAGCTAGTGGCGTAGATTATGATTTAAGAAAAGATAAGCCATATTACTATTATGATAGCTTTGATTTTAATATCCCAGTAGGAAGCTGTGGAGATATCCATGATAGGATGTTTGTGCGATTTTATGAGATGAAAGAGAGCATTGCTATTATCCGTCAAGCTATTAAAAGAATTCCAGATGGAGATATCTGTATAAAAGATAAAGATATTATGCTCCCTCTAAAGAGTGAAGTATATGGGAATATTGAGGCTCTTATTAACCACTTTAAGCTTATTTTTGATGGAATTAAACTCCCTGTTGGCCACTATTATGGTGCGAGCGAGGGTGGAAATGGTGAGCTAGGATTTTTCATTGTTAGCGATGGTGGAACTATGCCATATCGCCTTAAGCTTCGCCCACCATGTTTTTATGCGCTAAATGCATTTAGTGATATGGTAAGAGGCGGATTGATTGCTGATAGTATCTTAAATTTAGGTAGCATAAACATAATTGCAGGAGAGCTAGATAGATGA
- a CDS encoding NADH-quinone oxidoreductase subunit B, which produces MGIENLVKNDLILTRLDALFNWGRSNSLWPMIFGTACCAIEFMSAVSSRHDLSRFGAEVMRFSPRQADLMIVAGTISFKQAPILKEIYDQMCEPKWVVSMGACASSGGFYDNYTTLQGIDQIIPVDAYISGCPPRPEAIIDAILAIQQKIKAGSIKDRHRDFKGLLDA; this is translated from the coding sequence ATGGGAATAGAAAATTTAGTAAAAAACGATCTAATTTTAACCAGATTAGATGCGCTTTTTAATTGGGGTAGATCAAATTCGCTTTGGCCTATGATCTTTGGAACGGCATGTTGTGCTATTGAGTTTATGAGTGCTGTATCATCTAGGCATGATTTAAGCCGTTTTGGAGCAGAGGTTATGAGATTTTCGCCACGCCAAGCTGATCTTATGATAGTAGCTGGGACAATATCATTTAAACAAGCTCCAATTTTAAAAGAGATATATGATCAAATGTGTGAGCCAAAATGGGTTGTAAGTATGGGAGCCTGTGCTAGCAGTGGTGGATTTTATGATAATTATACAACCCTACAAGGCATAGATCAAATAATACCAGTAGATGCATATATAAGCGGCTGTCCGCCACGCCCTGAGGCGATAATTGATGCGATTTTAGCTATTCAGCAAAAGATTAAAGCTGGCAGTATAAAAGATCGCCATAGAGATTTTAAGGGGCTTTTAGATGCTTAG
- a CDS encoding NADH-quinone oxidoreductase subunit A, with protein sequence MESNLVWSLYLYVFIILALCVAFYFTKKIGPSGKSNSSKDRIYESGIVNFYGGINSSINVKYYLVAIVFVIFDIEAVFMYPWAVSLRELGVYALVEMFVFMGILLVGLYYIYKKKILRWE encoded by the coding sequence TTGGAGAGTAATCTTGTATGGAGTCTGTATCTCTATGTTTTTATCATTTTAGCACTTTGCGTGGCCTTTTATTTTACTAAAAAAATTGGCCCAAGCGGCAAAAGCAATAGTTCAAAAGATAGAATTTATGAGAGCGGGATTGTTAATTTTTATGGTGGGATAAACTCAAGCATAAATGTCAAATATTACTTAGTTGCAATTGTATTTGTAATATTTGATATTGAAGCTGTTTTTATGTATCCGTGGGCTGTGAGTCTTAGAGAGCTTGGAGTTTATGCTTTGGTTGAGATGTTTGTATTTATGGGCATCTTGCTTGTAGGGTTATATTATATTTATAAAAAGAAGATACTAAGATGGGAATAG
- a CDS encoding carbon starvation CstA family protein, with the protein MNKKVLSIVIWAAVVFLAVLGFAKLTIDRGETVNALWFVVAAVCIYSIAYRFYAKYIAQKVLGLDDKRATPAVVKNDGRDFVPTNKIVLFGHHFAAIAGAGPLVGPILAAQMGYLPGMIWLVVGVVIAGAVHDFVVLWLSTRRDGKSLGEMIKLELGKGVGTVAMIGILGIMMLIVAILALVVVNALAESPWGLFTIAMTLPIAIVMGIWMRFIRPGRIGEASIFGFIMLMLSLWGGHYVAADPYWADVFTITPVNLAFITIGYGFVAAILPVWLLLAPRDYLSTFLKIGVIFAMALVIVYLGIGDFAGNQNIQVAMPMVTKFTDGTGPVFAGKLFPFLFITIACGAISGFHALISSGTSPKMLEKETHAKMVGYGSMLMESAVGVMALIAAIIITPDLYFAINVAPAGLGTTEAISAARSAGEVFGVFQGEASQSYLAGIKAAAASINAFAGDIIKITPEMVEQNILAFTKEVGEPSILSRTGGAPTFALGFAVLISKMPSLEGTMAFWYHFAILFEALFILTAVDAGTRAGRFMVQDVLGNFYKPMANISSVPMGLIATLLCVAGWGSILYMGITDPTGGVKALWTLFGVSNQLLAGIALLLAVSVLFKMKRGKLAWVVVVPVTWVLISTMSAGVQKLLPANGERVHDSVSHVAAYQNNSKKAADLMAKIESGTLDDAQLVAAEKAYKAANQVARNNLINAILCAVFMGITIIVLIATLRVVARAISQKEPLIPLAESPYLKAEDYEGKAGCGSHHCGCAH; encoded by the coding sequence ATGAATAAAAAAGTGCTAAGTATAGTTATCTGGGCGGCGGTTGTATTTTTAGCCGTGCTTGGATTTGCCAAACTGACTATAGATAGAGGCGAGACAGTAAATGCTCTATGGTTTGTAGTTGCAGCTGTATGTATCTACTCTATAGCATATAGATTTTACGCTAAATACATAGCTCAAAAGGTTTTAGGACTAGATGACAAAAGAGCCACTCCAGCTGTTGTAAAAAACGATGGGCGTGACTTTGTGCCAACTAATAAAATAGTTCTATTTGGCCACCATTTTGCAGCGATCGCTGGTGCTGGACCGCTAGTTGGACCGATTCTTGCAGCGCAAATGGGTTATCTACCAGGTATGATCTGGCTTGTTGTAGGTGTTGTTATTGCTGGTGCAGTACATGACTTTGTAGTACTATGGTTATCAACTAGAAGAGATGGTAAAAGTCTTGGTGAGATGATCAAGCTAGAGCTTGGTAAAGGCGTTGGTACTGTAGCTATGATTGGAATTTTAGGCATTATGATGCTTATTGTTGCGATTTTGGCTTTAGTTGTTGTAAATGCTTTGGCTGAATCTCCATGGGGTCTATTTACAATAGCTATGACTCTTCCTATAGCAATTGTAATGGGTATTTGGATGAGATTTATCCGTCCAGGTAGAATAGGCGAGGCTTCTATATTTGGCTTTATCATGCTTATGCTTTCACTTTGGGGCGGACACTATGTAGCTGCTGATCCATACTGGGCAGATGTATTTACTATCACTCCAGTAAATTTAGCATTTATTACAATTGGCTATGGTTTTGTAGCAGCAATCTTACCAGTATGGCTACTTTTGGCACCTAGAGATTATCTATCTACATTCCTTAAAATTGGTGTTATTTTTGCAATGGCCTTAGTTATTGTATATCTTGGAATTGGCGACTTTGCTGGTAATCAAAATATCCAAGTAGCAATGCCAATGGTAACTAAATTTACAGATGGTACTGGCCCAGTATTTGCTGGTAAATTATTCCCGTTCTTGTTTATTACCATTGCTTGTGGTGCTATTAGTGGTTTCCACGCTCTAATCTCTAGTGGAACATCGCCAAAAATGCTAGAAAAAGAGACTCACGCTAAAATGGTAGGTTATGGCTCAATGCTTATGGAGTCAGCTGTTGGTGTAATGGCACTAATCGCAGCTATCATAATCACTCCAGATCTATACTTTGCTATCAATGTCGCTCCTGCTGGTTTGGGTACAACTGAAGCTATATCAGCAGCTAGAAGTGCTGGTGAGGTATTTGGGGTATTCCAAGGCGAAGCAAGTCAAAGCTACTTAGCAGGTATTAAAGCCGCTGCTGCTAGTATCAACGCATTTGCTGGAGATATCATCAAAATCACTCCAGAAATGGTAGAACAAAATATTCTAGCATTTACCAAAGAAGTTGGCGAGCCAAGTATTCTAAGTAGAACTGGTGGTGCTCCTACATTTGCTCTTGGTTTTGCTGTGCTTATCTCTAAAATGCCAAGTCTTGAAGGCACAATGGCGTTTTGGTATCACTTTGCTATCTTATTTGAGGCATTATTTATCCTTACAGCAGTTGATGCTGGTACAAGAGCTGGAAGATTTATGGTACAAGATGTTTTAGGTAACTTCTACAAACCAATGGCAAATATCAGCTCAGTTCCAATGGGTCTAATAGCCACTCTTTTATGTGTAGCTGGTTGGGGTTCTATATTATATATGGGTATCACCGATCCAACAGGCGGGGTTAAAGCATTATGGACGCTATTTGGTGTAAGTAATCAGCTTCTTGCTGGTATTGCTCTACTTTTAGCAGTAAGTGTTTTATTTAAAATGAAACGCGGAAAACTAGCTTGGGTAGTAGTTGTACCTGTAACTTGGGTTTTAATCTCAACTATGAGTGCAGGCGTGCAAAAGCTACTTCCAGCAAACGGCGAGAGAGTTCATGACTCAGTAAGCCATGTTGCTGCATATCAAAATAATAGTAAAAAAGCAGCTGATCTAATGGCAAAAATAGAGTCTGGAACTCTTGATGATGCACAGCTTGTAGCAGCTGAAAAAGCATATAAAGCAGCTAATCAAGTAGCTAGAAACAACCTAATTAACGCTATTTTATGTGCAGTATTTATGGGTATTACTATAATTGTTCTAATTGCTACTTTAAGAGTAGTTGCAAGAGCAATCAGTCAAAAAGAACCTCTAATCCCTCTAGCAGAATCGCCATATCTTAAGGCTGAAGATTATGAGGGCAAAGCTGGATGTGGTAGCCACCACTGCGGATGCGCTCATTAA
- the kcuS gene encoding KCU-star family selenoprotein, whose amino-acid sequence MQILSKIAIFYKKIDRFSHLLVGMPSYDKYVEYMQKFHPNETPQTQREFFKEALEKKYGAGSSKCC is encoded by the coding sequence ATGCAAATTTTGAGCAAGATAGCTATATTTTATAAAAAAATAGATAGGTTTTCCCACTTACTAGTGGGAATGCCTAGCTATGATAAATATGTAGAATATATGCAAAAATTTCATCCAAATGAAACCCCGCAAACTCAAAGAGAATTTTTCAAAGAGGCTTTAGAGAAAAAATATGGAGCAGGTAGCTCAAAATGCTGCTAA